Within Cucumis melo cultivar AY chromosome 4, USDA_Cmelo_AY_1.0, whole genome shotgun sequence, the genomic segment TTAAATtgtcataaaatttaaaatacagagactaaattgttacaaaccAAAGTCCATTGactaaattgttattttttgtgAAAGTTAAGGGACTAAAAGTGATTTTTAACCTTATTTACGTCGATGCTTGAACATTCCTCCTCACTTGTATGGAAACTTATATTAATTAGAAAGAACTGACATTAAAAGAGTTTAAACATAGGACATTCTGCTCCTGGTACCATGTCAAATTCCCGATCAACCTAGAATTTTAAGTTGACGAGTTACCGTAAATGTAGTTATATCAATACTTAAACAAATATCATGTAGAAGCTAAAATTGATATGTCGTAGAGTTGTACTATGCCAACTTTCATCTACTATTTTAACTGAATATTTGGGATTAAGACTAAACAATTAGTTTTGTCAAAGACTGAATTCTTGAGAAGTTAGTATAATGCTGCTTTTCTAAAAGCATATCCAATTTGTTTCCAATACTATCTACCTGAatagaaatgaaataaatataagGAGACTAAAGTGTTACGAAGGTTGTGAGTGAGACTACAAGTATCTCAATAATTGTATATCTTGAAAACTTTTGGGGGATGACTTTGAACAGATACTTGGGTTGGAAGTTTGTGCTGACATTTTAGTTGGTGATGAAATGAGGAGGGGAATCTCTGGAGGCCAGAAGAAACGTCTTACTACAGGTTGAGAACGTGTTCAGTTTTCACCATTTTGATGTTCTTTTTGCCGTTTCGTGtccaaattttaattaaaaagaatgGGAAAAATATGTGTAGGGGAGATGCTGGTAGGACCAGCAAAGGCTTTTTTTATGGATGAAATATCAACGGGCTTAGACAGTTCTACCACATTTCAGATATGCAAGTTCATGAGGCAAATGGTTCATATAATGGATGTAACAATGGTCATTTCTCTTCTACAACCAGCTCCTGAAACTTTTAATCTATTTGATGATATCATTCTCCTTTCCGAAGGCCAAATCGTGTACCAAGGTCCAAGAGAAAAAATCCTTGAATTCTTTAAATTTATGGGGTTTAAATGCCCAGAAAGGAAAGGAGTTGCTGATTTCTTACAAGAAGTGACTTCAAAAAAGGACCAAGAACAATATTGGTACAAGAAAAACAAACCATATAGATTCATTTCTGTTTCTAAGTTTTGTCAGGGATTCAAATCTTTTACAATTGGTCAACAACTTACCTCTGATCTCCAAGTTCCTTATGACAAATCTAAAGCTCACCCAGCTTCCTTAGTCACAGAGAAATATGGTTTATCAAACTGGGAGCTATTCAGGGCATGCTATTCAAGAGAAGTACTGATAATGAAACGAAATGGATTTGTCTATGTTTTTAAGACGGTCCAGATCACCATCATGTCCGTCATTGCTATGACTGTGTTTTTAAGAACTGAAATGAAAGTGGGCACTGTAATTGGTGGAAGCAAGTTCCTTGGAGCCTTGTTTTTCAGTCTCGTAAATGTCATGTTTAATGGAATATCAGAATTGGCCCTCACTATTTTCAGGTTTCCAGTGTTCTTTAGACAAAGGGATTTCTTGTTCTATCCTGCTTGGGCATTCAGTTTGCCCATATTTCTACTCAGAATTCCTCTCTCTTTCGTAGAATCAGGAATATGGACTCTTTTAACTTATTACACGATCGGTTTTGCTCCTGCTCCTAGTAGGTATATATATttcctttccttctttttcatttgttaACAAAAACAAGCTTTACTTAATTACCTGTCTATTCATACTCTAGGTTCTTCAAGCAATTTTTGGCCTTCTTTGCCACTCATCAAGCAGCTCTATCACTATTTCGACTCATGGCTGCAATTGGAAGAACACTAGTTGTAGCAAGTACTTTCGGAACCTTTGCTCTTTTAATAGTTTTATTGCTTGGAGGTTTCCTTATTGACAGAGGTAAGTGATTGTTCTCCTTTTCCTTATCGTTGGAATGCCTTGAATCCTAAATCTGACACATCCATCAACCCAAGTACAGGGTCTTgcattttaaatttgtattttccatttttacattatttataattttgacCCCAAGAGTCTAAAGAAATGCAGTATAAAACACCCTACCCTTAGTGGCGCATTTcttatgtattttgaattttctctCCGATAAAATTGTCCTCTCCCTCTGTCCGTAGTTGTAATACAATGCTAATGGACGACGTAGATGTGTCAATACTctgttgttttttttattgttttcttatTTGTTGATTCCAGAACACAAATTTTAACTCCTGAACATGTTACTTTAGTAGATTCCAGTATTTTTGTTTGCCAACTTTTGGTTTTCCTTTTGTGCACATTAGATAATGTTGAGCCATGGATGATTTGGGGCTTTTATTTGTCTCCCATGATGTATGGACAAAACGCCATTGTCATCAATGAGTTCCTAGATGATAGATGGAGCAAGGTAAATCGCAACTTGAATAATGAGTGtggataaattgaaaattaatattaaaatttagtCATTTGTTATTATAATAACTCAAAAGCATATTTTTCCTAATGCAGAAAAATACAGATAGTATAATTAATGAACCTACAGTTGGGAAAGTGCTTCTTGCTAGTAGGGGTTTCTTTAAGGAAGAACGTTGGTACTGGATTTGCATTGCAGCACTTTTCGGCTTTAACCTTATTTTCAGCGTTCTATTTACAATAGCTTTGACTTACTTGAATCGTAAATCATCTCAACCCTTCATTTATTCAAGAATATAATTTCAAATGACCATTTAAGTAATGATGACAATGATGATTATTGTCATTATCATTGTCGTAACGGTACTGAACCTTTTGAAGCTATTTTCAGCACTTACTGATTCAAAGACTGTCATTACCATGGATGAAGacaagaaggaaagaaaaaagaatacgTCCAATGCACAAGGTTTAAGTTTCGTAAGGAAGAATTTGCTTAAATCAAAATTCTTTTGGATTTCTAGtaatcttttctttaattagaGCTTTGATATTTATTAGAGAAAAATCATAGGCTAACGATCAGAATTGTCAAATCTTTATCTAGATCAATTGCAAAGAAGAGGAATGGTTTTGCCTTTCCAGCCACTTTCACTTGCATTCAATCATGTTAACTATTATGTGGATATGCCTGCTGTAAGTTAACTCAAGTTTGAAAGAGCCTATTTGGATTGACTATCTGGGTGTTTGCACTTAGAAAGCCGTTCTAAATAGgctctatttcttttttatttttttttatgaatgtcaTTTTGAAGCCACTGAAACTATGTCAATGTCTTCCCATTTAGGAAATGAAAATGCACGGGGTCGAGAAAGATCGTCTTCAACTTTTAGAAGATGTTAGCGGAGCTTTTCGACCAGGGATATTAACAGCTCTTGTGGGTGTTAGTGGGGCTGGGAAAACTACTCTCTTGGATGTATTAGCTGGACGAAAGACCAGTGGTTATATTGAAGGAAGTATATACGTCTCTGGTTATCCCAAGAAGCAATCAACCTTTGCTAGAGTAAGTGGTTACTGTGAACAAATTGACATTCATTCGCCTCATGTCACTGTCTATGAGTCGCTCCTATTTTCTGCTTGGCTCCGCCTATCCTCCAATGTTGATACCAAAACAAGAAAGGTATTTCCCACTAGAAACGCTTGCTGCTTTATGCTTCCAGTTGATGCAGAATATGGTTGAAGTTTTATTGAATAGCTATTCTACATTGATGTAGATGTTTGTGGAGGAAGTTATGGAACTAATAGAACTAGATAGATTGAGAGATGCTTTAGTGGGGCTACCAGGAGTTGATGGTCTTTCAACAGAACAAAGGAAGAGATTGACAATAGCAGTGGAGTTGGTTGCTAATCCGTCGATTATCTTCATGGACGAACCAACTTCGGGTCTTGATGCTAGATCTGCTGCCATCGTTATGCGTACTGTGCGAAATACAGTTGATACTGGACGAACGGTTGTATGCACAATTCACCAACCAAGCATAGACATTTTTGAAGCTTTTGATGAGGTACCACTGAACAGCCTCTGAACGATTGTTTAGCGCTAAACCATTTTTAATTCTCTATACTTTAATGCATAATAATGTAGTTATTGCTCATGAAACGTGGTGGACAAATGATTTATGCCGGACCTCTTGGTGAGCGATCTTGCAAACTCATTGAATATTTTGAGGTGAGTATATTTGTTTTGGTTCTTATGCTGAGAATTGTACatagtaaaaatgaaaaaacttcgtatcttttttttataaatcacATTATTACTTATTTCATTaccaattgattttgagataGATCCTCTTCTTTATCTAAAATAGTATTAGAGCCTATGAAGTCTGGAATTTAGGTGAATCTAATAATGACTGCACAAATCAAACACAATGTCACGGACAATGAGTACAACATAAGATCAATCTATAAAATAATAGAGATATAGATTAAGACAAAAACATTGGTAACCTAGCTCGATGTAAACACATCTACATCTAAGGGCAGTGTGTCCTATGAAAAAACTTCACTGATGTGAGTTAAGCGATTACAATTAAGAATTTATTTGTTAGATATTCACCAAAATGACTCTCAACTCCTAGGGAAGAGTTTAGGCCTTCCCTGTACTTGAGATTCCCTCTCTTGATGTAGTAGCAATCTTTTCACCACTTGTTTGGAATACACACCAAAAAATATTACCGGGCTTTCCCTAAGTTTGAGATCGTCTTATTTAAGCAAACTTAGACTCCTCTAAGCAAGCACTTAATCAACAACTTCTATGATGAAGAGGAGCACCAACGAACTTCACAGCAAAGCACCAATGATGGTTGACACAGCCTCACAGCGAGGTTCATACGCACTCGTTAGCGAACCTTTACTGTTGCTTAAAAAGTGTGCAACCCCACAAAACCTTAAGTTAGCAAAATGGAACAACACAGTAAAGGGAGAAAATCTTTTCGGACCCAAAAACAGAAAGCCGCTTTTGAAAATCTGcaccaaataaagaaaaagtattttCCAGACAGTAACAGATCAAACGACCATGAagatcttggcaagcgtagaaACATGATGCACGAAAAAATGCCTTAAAAAAGATCAGCCAATACAACTGCAATAGCAAAAACCAATTGGGTATTCGGTCCAAAATTGGGATTTGATCCAAGACACCAACCCAAAGAGGCACGCCATCTTGAAGAAGACATGTTGATGATTCTGATTAAGAGACTTCATCATCTTTATAAGATACATGATTCAATCCTCTCATTATCAATTGGCTTTAAGATGGAATCTCATGTTAGATCTAATTCtttgtgtatgtgtgtgtgttttcATTGTCTACCCAAGTCATGTAAAATTTGGTGGCTGTTTGATGGTAGGCTATTCCAGGGATTCCAAAGATTGAAAATGGTAAGAATCCTGCTACATGGATGCTTGAGGTTACTGCTCCTCCAATGGAGACTCAACTAGATATTGATTTTGCTGATGCTTTTGCTAAATCTCCCATTTATCGGTATGCATGGTCGTGCTTTTAAGTTCACGTGTCAGCTCGAATGTCCACCTCCTTTTTTCTTAGCATTCCAAATTCTTGTTTCAGGCGGAACCAAGAACTTATAATGGAGCTTAGTACTCCTGCCCCAGGGTCCAAAGACCTACACTTCCCAACCGAATACTCGCAAtcgtttttctttcaatgcagaGCTTGTTTCTGGAAACAACATCGATCTTATTGGAGACACACTCAATATAATGCCATACGCTTCTTCATTACAATAGTTATTGGTATCTTATTTGGTCTAGTTTTCTGGAAGAAGGGACAGATATTGTAAGGTTTCTTCATTGGCCTATGCAATTTTGTGTGCCTGTCACATTCtactttattgatttttttacaTGTTTGTGTCTTTTCTGTACTTCAACAGAGCCAAGCAACAAGATGTGTTGAATGTTATGGGTGCTATCTATTCTGCTGTCATATTCCTTGGAGCTACCAATGCTTCATGTGTGCAGTCTGTGGTTGCTATTGAAAGAACAGCCTTCTATCGAGAAAAAGCTGCCGGAATGTATTCTGCTTTACCGTATGCATTTGCTCAGGTGACAAAAAGTTATTCATCCTTTCAAACCATGCTAATTTAAATCGAATAAACTATGTAAGTTTAtggtgagagaaaaaaaactcaTTATCATTGCAAAAAAGAAGAGGAATTAAAAGAAAGCAACAATGATAAGAAACACAATAATTTTCGTAACTCTATCATAGCAAAACCACGACCCACTAAAAAGAAATTACACTATGTGAAAAGTTATTGTAATCACGTAAAATTCTCTCTCCAATCTTACTTACAAAAGCACTTTTTCAATTACAATGGTTTATAAGTATGATAATTTGAAACCAAAGTTATTGGCTACTACTTGAAGCATCAATTTGAgattgttttcttttaatattcTGTCCAAACCCTACCATTCAATGcttttgatatattttgaacTCTTGCTCATGTGTGGGCAACACGAGACCCAGCATGTAGTATTCTTATAAGAAATAGGAAGAGGTGAAGATAATACAGCTAGGTTTCAAGTAAGAAACTATTCTAATACTATGTTAATCATATCAAGATTAAGTTTAAGATGAATATAATCTTTCTTTATTCATTCAAGCCTTAGCTTTCCAGTGATataaaaatttttaatatttttttctctcttgcAGGTGGCAATTGAGACCATCTATGTTTTTGTTCAATCTATAATTTATTGTCTCATTATATATAGCATGATTGGATTTGAGTGGAAATTGGGGAAGTTTCTGCTGTTCTGTTACTTGGTTTTCATGTGTTTCACATACTTCGCTCTGTATGGGATGATGGTTGTAGCATTGACTCCAAACTACCACATTGCAGCCATTGTCATGGCTTTCTTTCTTGGCTTTTGGAACTTGTTCACTGGTTTTCTTATTCCTCGACCGGTAAATGACGCCCAAATACGATATTTCGATATTGGATCATTTTTCCAACTTCTCAAACTCATCGTTAAACCAACTCTTGTAGGCAATCCCCGTATGGTGGAGGTGGTATTATTGGGCTAATCCTGTGGCTTGGACTATATATGGCATTGTAGCTTCCCAAGTTGGTGACAAAGACAGTCTTGTTCAGATACCAGGAATTGGCAGTGTAAGATTAAAGTTGTTCCTTAAAGAAGGGTTCGGGTACGAACATGACTTCATCCCCGTCGTGGTCGCAGCACATTTCGTCTGGGTGCTCGTGTTCGTCTTTGTGTTTGCCTATGGAATCAAATTCCTTAACTTCCAAAGGAGATAGGCAATCCTTTACTTGTTGTGTGAAATTTGCAGTTTAGTACATTTTTACTATAGGAAATCAATTATTTCAGAGTGACAAAAtgaggaaaagaaaacaaaggttCCTCTTTTCTTGCTCATATAATGTGCTCtcgatacaaacactttccACATTTTATACGAACTTCGACTCTTTAATAAAAGAGAATACAATAAAAAAGAGGGTATTTTTagagatattttaaaattagttgCGAGTTTGCTTGTGTGGGTTCTACGACTAAAAAGTATCcatttattgttttattaag encodes:
- the LOC103486589 gene encoding pleiotropic drug resistance protein 2-like isoform X3, producing the protein MATSRIASSIREAWETPSESFPRSRRMEEEEEELRWAAIERLPTYERMRKGIIRHVRENGRVVEEVMDVTAMGFMERKELMERMVKVVEEDNEKFLRRMRERTDRVGIEIPKIEVRYENLSVEGDVYVGSRALPSLLNVILNTFESFSGLIGLVPSKKRKIHILKGVNGIIKPSRMTLLLGPPSSGKTTLLLALAGKLDKNLKESGKVTYCGHEMHEFVPQRTCAYISQHDIHCGEMTVRETLDFSGRCLGVGTRYQLMAELTRREKQAGIKPDPEIDAFMKAISVSGQKASLVTEYILKILGLEVCADILVGDEMRRGISGGQKKRLTTGEMLVGPAKAFFMDEISTGLDSSTTFQICKFMRQMVHIMDVTMVISLLQPAPETFNLFDDIILLSEGQIVYQGPREKILEFFKFMGFKCPERKGVADFLQEVTSKKDQEQYWYKKNKPYRFISVSKFCQGFKSFTIGQQLTSDLQVPYDKSKAHPASLVTEKYGLSNWELFRACYSREVLIMKRNGFVYVFKTVQITIMSVIAMTVFLRTEMKVGTVIGGSKFLGALFFSLVNVMFNGISELALTIFRFPVFFRQRDFLFYPAWAFSLPIFLLRIPLSFVESGIWTLLTYYTIGFAPAPSRFFKQFLAFFATHQAALSLFRLMAAIGRTLVVASTFGTFALLIVLLLGGFLIDRDNVEPWMIWGFYLSPMMYGQNAIVINEFLDDRWSKKNTDSIINEPTVGKVLLASRGFFKEERWYWICIAALFGFNLIFSVLFTIALTYLNPLTDSKTVITMDEDKKERKKNTSNAQDQLQRRGMVLPFQPLSLAFNHVNYYVDMPAEMKMHGVEKDRLQLLEDVSGAFRPGILTALVGVSGAGKTTLLDVLAGRKTSGYIEGSIYVSGYPKKQSTFARVSGYCEQIDIHSPHVTVYESLLFSAWLRLSSNVDTKTRKMFVEEVMELIELDRLRDALVGLPGVDGLSTEQRKRLTIAVELVANPSIIFMDEPTSGLDARSAAIVMRTVRNTVDTGRTVVCTIHQPSIDIFEAFDELLLMKRGGQMIYAGPLGERSCKLIEYFEAIPGIPKIENGKNPATWMLEVTAPPMETQLDIDFADAFAKSPIYRRNQELIMELSTPAPGSKDLHFPTEYSQSFFFQCRACFWKQHRSYWRHTQYNAIRFFITIVIGILFGLVFWKKGQILAKQQDVLNVMGAIYSAVIFLGATNASCVQSVVAIERTAFYREKAAGMYSALPYAFAQVAIETIYISVQALIYCLPLYSMIGFEWKVAKFLLFYYFFLMCFIYFTLYGMMAVALTPNHHIAFIFVFFFFAFWNLFTGFFIPRPLIPIWWRWCYWASPVAWTMYGLVASLVGDRDVDIEIPGFGNVGLKMLLEERFGYHHDFIPVVVAAHGFWVLIFFFVFVSGIKFLNFQKK
- the LOC103486589 gene encoding pleiotropic drug resistance protein 2-like isoform X2; translated protein: MATSRIASSIREAWETPSESFPRSRRMEEEEEELRWAAIERLPTYERMRKGIIRHVRENGRVVEEVMDVTAMGFMERKELMERMVKVVEEDNEKFLRRMRERTDRVGIEIPKIEVRYENLSVEGDVYVGSRALPSLLNVILNTFESFSGLIGLVPSKKRKIHILKGVNGIIKPSRMTLLLGPPSSGKTTLLLALAGKLDKNLKESGKVTYCGHEMHEFVPQRTCAYISQHDIHCGEMTVRETLDFSGRCLGVGTRYQLMAELTRREKQAGIKPDPEIDAFMKAISVSGQKASLVTEYILKILGLEVCADILVGDEMRRGISGGQKKRLTTGEMLVGPAKAFFMDEISTGLDSSTTFQICKFMRQMVHIMDVTMVISLLQPAPETFNLFDDIILLSEGQIVYQGPREKILEFFKFMGFKCPERKGVADFLQEVTSKKDQEQYWYKKNKPYRFISVSKFCQGFKSFTIGQQLTSDLQVPYDKSKAHPASLVTEKYGLSNWELFRACYSREVLIMKRNGFVYVFKTVQITIMSVIAMTVFLRTEMKVGTVIGGSKFLGALFFSLVNVMFNGISELALTIFRFPVFFRQRDFLFYPAWAFSLPIFLLRIPLSFVESGIWTLLTYYTIGFAPAPSRFFKQFLAFFATHQAALSLFRLMAAIGRTLVVASTFGTFALLIVLLLGGFLIDRDNVEPWMIWGFYLSPMMYGQNAIVINEFLDDRWSKKNTDSIINEPTVGKVLLASRGFFKEERWYWICIAALFGFNLIFSVLFTIALTYLNPLTDSKTVITMDEDKKERKKNTSNAQDQLQRRGMVLPFQPLSLAFNHVNYYVDMPAEMKMHGVEKDRLQLLEDVSGAFRPGILTALVGVSGAGKTTLLDVLAGRKTSGYIEGSIYVSGYPKKQSTFARVSGYCEQIDIHSPHVTVYESLLFSAWLRLSSNVDTKTRKMFVEEVMELIELDRLRDALVGLPGVDGLSTEQRKRLTIAVELVANPSIIFMDEPTSGLDARSAAIVMRTVRNTVDTGRTVVCTIHQPSIDIFEAFDELLLMKRGGQMIYAGPLGERSCKLIEYFEAIPGIPKIENGKNPATWMLEVTAPPMETQLDIDFADAFAKSPIYRRNQELIMELSTPAPGSKDLHFPTEYSQSFFFQCRACFWKQHRSYWRHTQYNAIRFFITIVIGILFGLVFWKKGQILAKQQDVLNVMGAIYSAVIFLGATNASCVQSVVAIERTAFYREKAAGMYSALPYAFAQVAIETIYISVQALIYCLLLYSMIGFEWKLGKFLLFYYLFLMCFIYFTFFGMMVVALTPNPHIASVFVLFFISLWNLFAGFLIPRPLIPIWWRWYYWASPVAWTIYGLVASQVGDKDVEIEIPGFGNAALQMFLKQQFGYDYDFIPTVVAAHVVWVLIFFFVFACGIKFFNFQRR
- the LOC103486589 gene encoding pleiotropic drug resistance protein 2-like isoform X1, yielding MATSRIASSIREAWETPSESFPRSRRMEEEEEELRWAAIERLPTYERMRKGIIRHVRENGRVVEEVMDVTAMGFMERKELMERMVKVVEEDNEKFLRRMRERTDRVGIEIPKIEVRYENLSVEGDVYVGSRALPSLLNVILNTFESFSGLIGLVPSKKRKIHILKGVNGIIKPSRMTLLLGPPSSGKTTLLLALAGKLDKNLKESGKVTYCGHEMHEFVPQRTCAYISQHDIHCGEMTVRETLDFSGRCLGVGTRYQLMAELTRREKQAGIKPDPEIDAFMKAISVSGQKASLVTEYILKILGLEVCADILVGDEMRRGISGGQKKRLTTGEMLVGPAKAFFMDEISTGLDSSTTFQICKFMRQMVHIMDVTMVISLLQPAPETFNLFDDIILLSEGQIVYQGPREKILEFFKFMGFKCPERKGVADFLQEVTSKKDQEQYWYKKNKPYRFISVSKFCQGFKSFTIGQQLTSDLQVPYDKSKAHPASLVTEKYGLSNWELFRACYSREVLIMKRNGFVYVFKTVQITIMSVIAMTVFLRTEMKVGTVIGGSKFLGALFFSLVNVMFNGISELALTIFRFPVFFRQRDFLFYPAWAFSLPIFLLRIPLSFVESGIWTLLTYYTIGFAPAPSRFFKQFLAFFATHQAALSLFRLMAAIGRTLVVASTFGTFALLIVLLLGGFLIDRDNVEPWMIWGFYLSPMMYGQNAIVINEFLDDRWSKKNTDSIINEPTVGKVLLASRGFFKEERWYWICIAALFGFNLIFSVLFTIALTYLNPLTDSKTVITMDEDKKERKKNTSNAQDQLQRRGMVLPFQPLSLAFNHVNYYVDMPAEMKMHGVEKDRLQLLEDVSGAFRPGILTALVGVSGAGKTTLLDVLAGRKTSGYIEGSIYVSGYPKKQSTFARVSGYCEQIDIHSPHVTVYESLLFSAWLRLSSNVDTKTRKMFVEEVMELIELDRLRDALVGLPGVDGLSTEQRKRLTIAVELVANPSIIFMDEPTSGLDARSAAIVMRTVRNTVDTGRTVVCTIHQPSIDIFEAFDELLLMKRGGQMIYAGPLGERSCKLIEYFEAIPGIPKIENGKNPATWMLEVTAPPMETQLDIDFADAFAKSPIYRRNQELIMELSTPAPGSKDLHFPTEYSQSFFFQCRACFWKQHRSYWRHTQYNAIRFFITIVIGILFGLVFWKKGQILAKQQDVLNVMGAIYSAVIFLGATNASCVQSVVAIERTAFYREKAAGMYSALPYAFAQVAIETIYVFVQSIIYCLIIYSMIGFEWKLGKFLLFCYLVFMCFTYFALYGMMVVALTPNYHIAAIVMAFFLGFWNLFTGFLIPRPAIPVWWRWYYWANPVAWTIYGIVASQVGDKDSLVQIPGIGSVRLKLFLKEGFGYEHDFIPVVVAAHFVWVLVFVFVFAYGIKFLNFQRR
- the LOC103486589 gene encoding ABC transporter G family member 34-like isoform X5 yields the protein MATSRIASSIREAWETPSESFPRSRRMEEEEEELRWAAIERLPTYERMRKGIIRHVRENGRVVEEVMDVTAMGFMERKELMERMVKVVEEDNEKFLRRMRERTDRVGIEIPKIEVRYENLSVEGDVYVGSRALPSLLNVILNTFESFSGLIGLVPSKKRKIHILKGVNGIIKPSRMTLLLGPPSSGKTTLLLALAGKLDKNLKESGKVTYCGHEMHEFVPQRTCAYISQHDIHCGEMTVRETLDFSGRCLGVGTRYQLMAELTRREKQAGIKPDPEIDAFMKAISVSGQKASLVTEYILKILGLEVCADILVGDEMRRGISGGQKKRLTTGEMLVGPAKAFFMDEISTGLDSSTTFQICKFMRQMVHIMDVTMVISLLQPAPETFNLFDDIILLSEGQIVYQGPREKILEFFKFMGFKCPERKGVADFLQEVTSKKDQEQYWYKKNKPYRFISVSKFCQGFKSFTIGQQLTSDLQVPYDKSKAHPASLVTEKYGLSNWELFRACYSREVLIMKRNGFVYVFKTVQITIMSVIAMTVFLRTEMKVGTVIGGSKFLGALFFSLVNVMFNGISELALTIFRFPVFFRQRDFLFYPAWAFSLPIFLLRIPLSFVESGIWTLLTYYTIGFAPAPSRFFKQFLAFFATHQAALSLFRLMAAIGRTLVVASTFGTFALLIVLLLGGFLIDRALTDSKTVITMDEDKKERKKNTSNAQDQLQRRGMVLPFQPLSLAFNHVNYYVDMPAEMKMHGVEKDRLQLLEDVSGAFRPGILTALVGVSGAGKTTLLDVLAGRKTSGYIEGSIYVSGYPKKQSTFARVSGYCEQIDIHSPHVTVYESLLFSAWLRLSSNVDTKTRKMFVEEVMELIELDRLRDALVGLPGVDGLSTEQRKRLTIAVELVANPSIIFMDEPTSGLDARSAAIVMRTVRNTVDTGRTVVCTIHQPSIDIFEAFDELLLMKRGGQMIYAGPLGERSCKLIEYFEAIPGIPKIENGKNPATWMLEVTAPPMETQLDIDFADAFAKSPIYRRNQELIMELSTPAPGSKDLHFPTEYSQSFFFQCRACFWKQHRSYWRHTQYNAIRFFITIVIGILFGLVFWKKGQILAKQQDVLNVMGAIYSAVIFLGATNASCVQSVVAIERTAFYREKAAGMYSALPYAFAQVAIETIYVFVQSIIYCLIIYSMIGFEWKLGKFLLFCYLVFMCFTYFALYGMMVVALTPNYHIAAIVMAFFLGFWNLFTGFLIPRPAIPVWWRWYYWANPVAWTIYGIVASQVGDKDSLVQIPGIGSVRLKLFLKEGFGYEHDFIPVVVAAHFVWVLVFVFVFAYGIKFLNFQRR
- the LOC103486589 gene encoding ABC transporter G family member 39-like isoform X6, whose translation is MATSRIASSIREAWETPSESFPRSRRMEEEEEELRWAAIERLPTYERMRKGIIRHVRENGRVVEEVMDVTAMGFMERKELMERMVKVVEEDNEKFLRRMRERTDRVGIEIPKIEVRYENLSVEGDVYVGSRALPSLLNVILNTFESFSGLIGLVPSKKRKIHILKGVNGIIKPSRMTLLLGPPSSGKTTLLLALAGKLDKNLKESGKVTYCGHEMHEFVPQRTCAYISQHDIHCGEMTVRETLDFSGRCLGVGTRYQLMAELTRREKQAGIKPDPEIDAFMKAISVSGQKASLVTEYILKILGLEVCADILVGDEMRRGISGGQKKRLTTGEMLVGPAKAFFMDEISTGLDSSTTFQICKFMRQMVHIMDVTMVISLLQPAPETFNLFDDIILLSEGQIVYQGPREKILEFFKFMGFKCPERKGVADFLQEVTSKKDQEQYWYKKNKPYRFISVSKFCQGFKSFTIGQQLTSDLQVPYDKSKAHPASLVTEKYGLSNWELFRACYSREVLIMKRNGFVYVFKTVQITIMSVIAMTVFLRTEMKVGTVIGGSKFLGALFFSLVNVMFNGISELALTIFRFPVFFRQRDFLFYPAWAFSLPIFLLRIPLSFVESGIWTLLTYYTIGFAPAPSRFFKQFLAFFATHQAALSLFRLMAAIGRTLVVASTFGTFALLIVLLLGGFLIDRDNVEPWMIWGFYLSPMMYGQNAIVINEFLDDRWSKKNTDSIINEPTVGKVLLASRGFFKEERWYWICIAALFGFNLIFSVLFTIALTYLNPLTDSKTVITMDEDKKERKKNTSNAQDQLQRRGMVLPFQPLSLAFNHVNYYVDMPAEMKMHGVEKDRLQLLEDVSGAFRPGILTALVGVSGAGKTTLLDVLAGRKTSGYIEGSIYVSGYPKKQSTFARVSGYCEQIDIHSPHVTVYESLLFSAWLRLSSNVDTKTRKMFVEEVMELIELDRLRDALVGLPGVDGLSTEQRKRLTIAVELVANPSIIFMDEPTSGLDARSAAIVMRTVRNTVDTGRTVVCTIHQPSIDIFEAFDELLLMKRGGQMIYAGPLGERSCKLIEYFEAIPGIPKIENGKNPATWMLEVTAPPMETQLDIDFADAFAKSPIYRRNQELIMELSTPAPGSKDLHFPTEYSQSFFFQCRACFWKQHRSYWRHTQYNAIRFFITIVIGILFGLVFWKKGQIL